In Chromobacterium rhizoryzae, one genomic interval encodes:
- a CDS encoding FMN-binding negative transcriptional regulator has product MSSCAFHYQEYCCSRPELIDRMIARYPLALISSEHQGRLHASHIPLFRVADRSLFGHVDRRNPQFQGRGRFPAHLVFMGPQSYIPPEAYRSRLLPTWNYVAVHMDVEIEVLDDLESARRALSDTCERLQPPQAPFQYEAADPRVIANAPHILGLRVHVLREEGRFKLSQDKKPEDQQAALDHLLRRDEAGERALLDALLRFAETAEPAHG; this is encoded by the coding sequence GTGAGTTCATGCGCCTTCCATTACCAGGAATACTGCTGTAGCCGCCCCGAGCTGATAGACCGGATGATCGCCCGCTACCCGCTGGCGCTGATCAGCAGCGAACACCAGGGCCGGCTGCACGCCAGCCACATCCCGCTGTTCCGCGTCGCGGACCGCAGCCTGTTCGGCCACGTCGACCGCCGCAATCCCCAATTCCAGGGCCGCGGCCGCTTTCCCGCGCATCTGGTGTTCATGGGCCCGCAAAGCTATATCCCGCCGGAAGCCTACCGCAGCCGGCTGCTGCCCACCTGGAACTACGTCGCCGTGCATATGGACGTCGAAATCGAAGTGCTGGACGACCTGGAATCCGCCCGCCGCGCGCTGAGCGACACCTGCGAGCGGCTGCAGCCGCCGCAAGCGCCGTTCCAGTACGAGGCCGCCGATCCCCGGGTGATCGCCAACGCGCCGCACATCCTCGGCCTGCGCGTCCATGTGCTGCGCGAGGAAGGCCGCTTCAAGCTATCGCAGGATAAAAAACCGGAAGACCAGCAAGCGGCGCTGGACCATCTGCTGCGCCGCGACGAAGCCGGCGAGCGCGCGCTGCTGGACGCCTTGCTGCGCTTCGCCGAAACCGCGGAGCCGGCGCATGGCTGA
- a CDS encoding tautomerase family protein — MPIVRIEDAAARTPAQRQAIVHCVYDALRAVFGVSDEELQARYQRYAPEDLLPPGGDPDYLHIEITVFAGRKPETKKKLYARLAADLAALLNIAPASVLILLREEAADNWGMRGGQAASEIDFGYAIAV, encoded by the coding sequence ATGCCAATAGTCAGAATCGAAGACGCCGCCGCGCGCACGCCGGCCCAGCGCCAAGCCATCGTCCACTGCGTCTACGACGCGCTGCGCGCCGTGTTCGGCGTCAGCGACGAAGAGCTGCAAGCCCGCTACCAGCGCTACGCGCCGGAAGACCTGCTGCCGCCGGGCGGCGATCCGGACTACCTGCACATCGAAATCACCGTCTTCGCCGGCCGCAAGCCGGAAACCAAGAAAAAGCTCTACGCCAGGCTGGCCGCGGATCTGGCCGCGCTGCTGAACATCGCGCCCGCCTCGGTGCTGATCCTGCTGCGCGAAGAAGCCGCCGACAACTGGGGCATGCGCGGCGGCCAGGCCGCCAGCGAAATCGATTTCGGCTACGCCATCGCCGTCTGA
- a CDS encoding lysine N(6)-hydroxylase/L-ornithine N(5)-oxygenase family protein, translating into MTHTVHDIIGIGFGPANIALAIALEELAPQLSVRFLERRPSAAWQPGMLLEGSDIQNHPLRDLVTPRNPRSRYTFTNFLHEHNRLYEHLNLPLHYPLRLEYAQYVSWAAGCFQHLVEYQREVIDILPVSDSDGALSHYRVLCADGREYLALSVVLAPGRTPNIPEPFQRAPDPRVVHLNHYLPALERLKAKGGGRVAVIGGSQSAVEILLHASAEPALTRVVGVTRNFGYRQKDTSPFSDEVYFPAFVDAFFAASPEHKTRLRQELVFTNYSAADIDVLNQLYVKQYANRLQDKDSLALLTCMDTEACEPGADGVTLRLRHFLGGEVVSETVDLVILATGFLDLGRGPKREPWPRVLETLAPQLCAERDTVDIALDYRVRLQGEADRGAPLYLNGLCESSHGMGDAGSFSLLALRSQAIVQSLTARLEQGSRHDGARA; encoded by the coding sequence ATGACGCACACCGTACACGACATCATCGGCATCGGCTTCGGCCCCGCCAACATCGCGCTGGCCATCGCGCTGGAAGAACTGGCGCCGCAGCTGTCCGTGCGCTTCCTCGAGCGGCGGCCCTCCGCCGCCTGGCAGCCCGGCATGCTGCTGGAAGGCTCGGACATCCAGAACCACCCGCTGCGCGACCTGGTCACCCCGCGCAACCCGCGCAGCCGCTACACCTTCACCAACTTCCTGCACGAGCACAACCGGCTCTACGAGCACCTGAACCTGCCGCTGCACTACCCGCTGCGGCTGGAGTACGCGCAATACGTCAGCTGGGCCGCCGGCTGCTTCCAGCACCTGGTGGAATACCAGCGCGAAGTCATCGACATCCTGCCGGTCAGCGACAGCGACGGCGCGCTCAGCCATTACCGCGTGCTCTGCGCCGACGGCCGCGAATACCTGGCGCTCAGCGTGGTGCTGGCGCCGGGCCGCACCCCCAACATCCCGGAACCGTTCCAGCGCGCGCCGGACCCGCGCGTGGTCCACCTCAACCACTACCTGCCGGCGCTGGAACGATTGAAAGCCAAGGGCGGCGGCCGGGTGGCGGTGATAGGCGGCAGCCAGAGCGCAGTGGAAATCCTGCTGCACGCCAGCGCCGAGCCGGCGCTGACGCGGGTGGTCGGCGTCACCCGCAACTTCGGCTACCGTCAGAAAGACACCAGCCCCTTCTCCGACGAGGTGTATTTCCCCGCCTTCGTCGACGCCTTCTTCGCCGCCAGCCCGGAACACAAGACCCGACTGCGCCAGGAACTGGTGTTCACCAATTATTCGGCCGCCGACATCGACGTGCTCAACCAGCTCTACGTCAAGCAATACGCCAACCGGCTGCAGGACAAGGACAGCCTGGCCCTGCTCACCTGCATGGACACCGAGGCCTGCGAACCCGGCGCCGACGGCGTCACCCTGCGGCTGCGCCACTTCCTGGGCGGAGAAGTCGTCAGCGAAACCGTGGACCTGGTGATCTTGGCCACCGGCTTCCTGGACCTGGGGCGCGGCCCCAAGCGCGAACCCTGGCCGCGCGTATTGGAAACGCTGGCGCCGCAGCTGTGCGCCGAGCGCGACACCGTGGACATCGCGCTGGACTACCGCGTGCGCCTGCAGGGCGAGGCCGACCGCGGCGCGCCGCTCTACCTGAACGGCCTGTGCGAATCCTCCCACGGCATGGGCGACGCCGGCTCCTTCAGCCTGCTGGCGCTGCGCTCGCAGGCCATCGTGCAATCGCTGACGGCGCGACTGGAACAAGGATCGCGGCATGACGGCGCCCGCGCTTGA
- a CDS encoding FKBP-type peptidyl-prolyl cis-trans isomerase — MSDELHITDLVEGTGKEVVKGALITTQYTGWLEDGTEFDSSYAKGRPFQCVIGTGRVIKGWDQGLMGMKAGGKRRLYVPAHLAYGERQIGARIQPNSNLLFEIELLEVLTRDD, encoded by the coding sequence ATGAGCGATGAACTGCACATCACCGATCTGGTGGAGGGCACGGGCAAGGAGGTGGTCAAGGGCGCCTTGATCACCACGCAGTACACCGGCTGGCTGGAGGACGGTACCGAGTTCGATTCGTCCTACGCGAAGGGGCGGCCGTTCCAGTGCGTGATCGGCACCGGCCGCGTGATCAAGGGCTGGGATCAGGGCTTGATGGGCATGAAGGCGGGCGGCAAGCGCCGGCTGTACGTGCCGGCGCATCTGGCCTACGGCGAGCGCCAGATCGGCGCCCGCATCCAGCCCAATTCCAATCTCTTGTTCGAGATCGAGCTGCTGGAAGTGCTGACCCGCGACGATTGA
- a CDS encoding NAD(P)/FAD-dependent oxidoreductase, whose amino-acid sequence MTAPALEALLSAASGWQARAPRLLAAKADALPVSCELAVIGAGLTGLSAALAAAEAGCSVVVLEADAVGGGATGRNSGFVVPVPARCGPPELRAWLGPQADGYLAGLSEAAAELLALPEASPVRKGWMQLFAAPGSASAAALAWRRLGVRARALDAEQARALSAAAGYHGGLLFEDGGQIDPLALARGLAERCRRRGVVLLERCPAKLVELKSRDGMHVIRTPRGSLRAGRVLMAGNAYSRDGVAEVARHSVPLTLALGQFELSPEQQARVLPADIPFSDNRRDMWFFRKMPEGQLLTGLFALRADAEAEQYAAALRQRVRAVFGLELDAAPRLWAGQVGLTPSGLPSLRRVGDGVLAWTGCNGRGLALSFMLGRTLARQLIGAGPTLLPFNSRPLRGRALLKWMAETAIAHDRRRRARLAQTEAPTQKDTLQ is encoded by the coding sequence ATGACGGCGCCCGCGCTTGAGGCCTTGCTGAGCGCCGCCAGCGGCTGGCAGGCGCGCGCGCCGCGGCTGCTGGCGGCCAAGGCCGACGCGCTGCCGGTCAGTTGCGAACTGGCGGTGATAGGCGCCGGCCTCACCGGGCTGTCGGCGGCGCTGGCCGCCGCCGAGGCCGGCTGCTCGGTGGTGGTGCTGGAGGCCGACGCCGTCGGCGGCGGCGCCACCGGCCGCAACTCCGGCTTCGTGGTGCCGGTGCCCGCGCGCTGCGGCCCGCCGGAACTGCGCGCCTGGCTGGGGCCGCAGGCCGACGGCTATCTGGCCGGCCTGAGCGAGGCCGCGGCCGAACTGCTGGCGTTGCCCGAAGCCAGCCCGGTGCGCAAAGGCTGGATGCAGTTGTTCGCCGCCCCCGGCTCCGCGTCGGCCGCCGCCCTGGCCTGGCGCAGGCTGGGCGTGCGCGCCCGCGCGCTGGACGCGGAACAAGCCCGGGCGCTGAGCGCCGCCGCCGGCTACCACGGCGGCCTGCTGTTCGAAGACGGCGGCCAGATCGACCCGCTGGCGCTGGCGCGCGGCCTGGCCGAACGCTGCCGCCGGCGCGGCGTGGTGCTGCTGGAGCGCTGCCCGGCCAAGCTGGTGGAACTGAAAAGCCGCGACGGCATGCACGTGATCCGCACCCCGCGCGGCAGCCTGCGCGCCGGCCGCGTGCTGATGGCGGGCAACGCCTACAGCCGCGACGGCGTCGCCGAAGTCGCCCGCCACAGCGTGCCGCTGACGCTGGCGCTCGGACAGTTCGAACTGAGCCCGGAACAACAGGCGCGGGTGCTGCCCGCCGACATCCCCTTCTCCGACAACCGCCGCGACATGTGGTTTTTCCGCAAAATGCCGGAAGGCCAATTGCTGACCGGCTTGTTCGCGCTGCGCGCCGACGCCGAAGCGGAGCAATACGCCGCCGCCTTGCGCCAGCGCGTCCGCGCCGTCTTCGGGCTGGAGCTCGACGCCGCGCCGCGGCTATGGGCCGGTCAGGTCGGCCTCACCCCGTCCGGCCTGCCCAGCCTGCGCCGCGTCGGCGACGGCGTCCTGGCCTGGACCGGCTGCAACGGCCGCGGCCTGGCGCTGTCCTTCATGCTGGGCCGAACCCTGGCGCGCCAGCTGATAGGCGCCGGCCCGACCCTCTTGCCCTTCAACTCGCGACCGCTGCGCGGCCGCGCGCTGCTAAAGTGGATGGCCGAAACAGCCATCGCCCACGACCGCCGCCGGCGCGCCCGGCTCGCGCAGACCGAAGCGCCTACGCAAAAGGACACCCTCCAGTGA
- a CDS encoding flavin reductase family protein codes for MGQDQQALRQTLGSFATGVAVASVLDPERGPLGLTINAFSALSLEPPLILWCLRRQSRAAASFLSADRFGIQVLSRQQLDLCRLFAGPDLDERKRAQFTLRRHGAPLIDGAAAWLACRRKSHYEEGDHLIFIGEVLETHHDPARQPLVYWRGRYHQTHPLAPLEPQT; via the coding sequence ATGGGCCAAGACCAGCAGGCCCTGCGCCAAACCCTGGGCAGCTTCGCCACCGGCGTCGCCGTCGCCTCCGTCCTGGACCCCGAGCGCGGCCCGCTGGGGCTGACCATCAACGCCTTCAGCGCGCTGTCCCTGGAGCCGCCGCTGATCCTGTGGTGTCTGCGCCGGCAATCGCGCGCCGCCGCCAGCTTTCTCTCCGCCGATCGCTTCGGCATCCAGGTGCTGAGCCGGCAACAACTGGACCTGTGCCGGCTGTTCGCCGGCCCCGATCTCGACGAGCGCAAGCGCGCCCAGTTCACGCTGCGGCGCCACGGCGCGCCGCTGATCGACGGCGCCGCCGCCTGGCTGGCCTGCCGCCGCAAAAGCCATTACGAAGAAGGCGACCACCTGATCTTCATCGGCGAGGTGCTGGAAACCCATCACGACCCCGCGCGCCAGCCGCTGGTCTACTGGCGCGGCCGCTACCATCAAACCCATCCCCTAGCCCCTCTGGAACCGCAAACATGA
- a CDS encoding diaminobutyrate--2-oxoglutarate transaminase family protein, producing the protein MDAFEPRRLQLAERESNARTYARGIDRVISRGELARVYDSEGREYLDCLACAGALPLGHNHPFVQQRVADFLQSGQLQQALDIATPAKLAFVEQLYQALPAAFAEHAKVQFCGPSGSDAVEAALKLFKTATGRRPVLAFQGAYHGMTMGALGMMGNLGPKQAVSGYPAEIQFLPFPYAYRSPFGADAADTERLSLAYLENLLSDPESGVGKPAMLLVEPIQGEGGCIPASAEWLRGLREITARHDVPLVMDEVQTGFGRSGDMFAHEWAGIVPDAVILSKAVGGGYPLALVAYHQKYDHWAPGAHAGTFRGNQIALVSGAATLEYLRRPGVLEQVREVGQLLRRRLQALQTRFSCIGEVRGRGLMLGVELIDPNGAPDALGHPPANGLLAKALKRACLEHGLILESGGRHGAVMRLLPPLIISADDAEDIVRRFETALASLWPAAPAAAHAPAAMAF; encoded by the coding sequence ATGGACGCCTTTGAACCCCGCCGCCTGCAACTGGCCGAGCGCGAATCCAACGCCCGCACCTACGCGCGCGGCATAGACCGCGTAATCAGCCGCGGCGAACTGGCCCGAGTTTACGACAGCGAGGGCCGCGAATACCTGGACTGCCTGGCCTGCGCCGGCGCGCTGCCGCTGGGCCACAACCACCCCTTCGTCCAACAGCGGGTGGCCGATTTTCTGCAGTCCGGCCAGCTGCAGCAGGCGCTGGACATCGCCACCCCGGCCAAGCTCGCCTTCGTGGAACAGCTATACCAGGCCCTGCCGGCCGCCTTCGCCGAACACGCCAAGGTGCAGTTCTGCGGCCCGTCCGGCTCCGACGCGGTGGAAGCCGCGCTCAAATTGTTCAAGACCGCCACCGGCCGCCGCCCGGTGCTGGCCTTCCAGGGCGCCTACCACGGCATGACCATGGGCGCGCTGGGCATGATGGGCAATCTGGGGCCGAAACAGGCGGTCAGCGGCTACCCGGCGGAAATCCAGTTCCTGCCGTTTCCCTACGCCTACCGCAGCCCCTTCGGTGCCGACGCCGCCGACACCGAGCGCCTGTCGCTGGCCTATCTGGAAAACCTGCTGTCCGACCCGGAAAGCGGCGTAGGCAAGCCGGCCATGCTGCTGGTGGAACCCATCCAGGGCGAAGGCGGCTGCATTCCGGCCAGCGCGGAATGGCTGCGCGGCCTGCGCGAGATCACCGCGCGCCACGATGTGCCGCTGGTGATGGACGAGGTGCAGACCGGCTTCGGCCGCAGCGGCGATATGTTCGCCCATGAGTGGGCCGGCATCGTGCCGGACGCCGTCATCCTGTCCAAGGCGGTGGGCGGCGGCTACCCGCTGGCCTTGGTGGCCTACCACCAGAAATACGACCACTGGGCGCCCGGCGCTCACGCCGGCACCTTCCGCGGCAACCAGATCGCCCTGGTCAGCGGCGCGGCCACGCTGGAATACCTGCGCCGGCCCGGCGTGCTGGAGCAGGTGCGGGAAGTGGGCCAGCTGCTGCGTCGGCGCTTGCAGGCGCTGCAAACGCGCTTCTCCTGCATCGGCGAGGTGCGCGGCCGCGGCCTGATGCTGGGCGTGGAACTGATAGACCCCAACGGCGCGCCGGACGCGCTGGGCCACCCGCCGGCCAACGGCCTGCTGGCCAAGGCGCTGAAACGCGCCTGTCTGGAACACGGCCTGATCCTGGAGAGCGGCGGCCGCCACGGCGCGGTGATGCGGCTGCTGCCGCCGCTGATCATCAGCGCCGACGACGCGGAGGACATCGTCCGCCGTTTTGAAACCGCGCTGGCCAGCCTGTGGCCCGCCGCCCCGGCCGCCGCGCACGCCCCGGCCGCAATGGCATTCTGA
- the zapE gene encoding cell division protein ZapE, producing the protein MAEPSALSRRFIDQGVVLDPGQRRAADALDALRVQARPGPAWPLRRPAPQTGAYLWGEPGRGKTMLMDGLFALSAEPAQRIHYHQFLRDLHRGLAQAGGEQANYLPALARRVAAQSRLFCLDEFHLHDIADAILMERFLTVLLEERVRVILTSNYAPEQLLPDPQLHRYALRVIALIQRHMQVLHLDGERDYRYREAAAGEHYLHPCGADTEQHLRRLLQEQGRTVGPAAAVSLSGRPLPARAHSPDCVWFDFETLCLGPRSHLDYLEMSERWHTVVVSDIVQAQLNKADGLRRFIWLVDVLYDRRQRLLLISERPIETMLREITLSADTHRTLSRLAEMQSASFAAATAIEMSPLCQ; encoded by the coding sequence ATGGCTGAACCCTCCGCCCTGAGCCGGCGCTTCATCGATCAGGGCGTCGTGCTGGACCCCGGCCAGCGCCGCGCCGCCGACGCGCTGGACGCGCTGCGCGTCCAGGCGCGGCCCGGCCCCGCCTGGCCGCTGCGCCGGCCGGCGCCGCAAACCGGCGCCTATCTATGGGGCGAGCCCGGCCGCGGCAAGACCATGCTGATGGACGGCCTGTTCGCCTTGTCCGCCGAGCCGGCGCAGCGCATCCATTACCACCAGTTCCTGCGCGATCTGCACCGCGGCCTGGCCCAGGCCGGCGGCGAGCAAGCCAACTACCTGCCGGCGCTGGCGCGGCGCGTGGCCGCGCAAAGCCGCTTGTTCTGCCTGGACGAATTCCATCTGCACGACATCGCCGACGCCATCCTGATGGAGCGTTTTCTGACCGTGCTGCTGGAAGAGCGGGTGCGGGTGATCCTGACCTCCAACTACGCGCCGGAACAACTGCTGCCGGACCCGCAGCTGCACCGTTACGCGCTGCGGGTGATCGCGCTGATCCAGCGCCATATGCAAGTGCTGCACCTGGACGGCGAGCGCGACTACCGCTACCGCGAAGCCGCCGCCGGCGAACACTATCTGCACCCCTGCGGCGCGGACACGGAACAACACCTGCGCCGGCTGCTGCAAGAACAGGGCCGGACCGTGGGCCCCGCCGCCGCCGTCTCCCTGTCCGGCCGGCCGCTGCCCGCGCGGGCGCATAGCCCGGACTGCGTCTGGTTCGATTTCGAAACCCTCTGCCTGGGCCCGCGCTCGCATCTGGATTACCTGGAAATGTCGGAACGCTGGCACACCGTGGTCGTCTCCGACATCGTCCAGGCGCAGCTGAACAAGGCGGACGGCCTGCGCCGCTTCATCTGGCTGGTGGACGTGCTCTACGACCGCCGCCAGCGCCTGCTGCTGATCTCGGAACGCCCGATCGAAACCATGTTGCGCGAAATCACGCTGTCGGCGGACACCCACCGCACGCTGAGCCGGCTCGCCGAAATGCAATCCGCCTCCTTCGCCGCCGCCACCGCCATCGAAATGAGCCCCCTATGCCAATAG
- a CDS encoding 4-hydroxyphenylacetate 3-hydroxylase family protein yields the protein MNHAALNEMMTPEEYLASLNDGREVYIYGQKVADVSRHPAFRNSAYSMSRLYEALHHPDSQELMTDIDPEGYRTHRYFMPSRSCEDLLKARDAIAHWSRLTYGFMGRTPDYKAGFTATLKSDPHLYAPFHDNALNWYRQSARKVLFLNHVLVNPPAGRARAASEMRDLYLHVERETDAGIIVRGAKMVATSAAISNATFVAQNSAAQYQAGGEEDFALCFILPMNAPNLKIICRRSYEAAALSPFDNPLSSRFDENDSVLIFDGVFVPWENVLIYRDIERARSFYSASGFLNRYPLQSGTRLAVKMDFICGLLAKVLESNGSDGFRGVRARLADIVALRNLMWSLTESLCHNPEPRRDGSVVPRLEAAATVRYFGTQMMSQLKPVFNTILGGSPIMQVSSWLDLANPELKDLIGCYFQGTDQEAVDRLKLIKLLWDALGSEFGGRHELYEHNYAGNNEQVRLDMLRHCESSGVLEQCRALVDDCMADYTPDGWARPGWQFDGACRDRA from the coding sequence GTGAATCATGCTGCATTGAACGAAATGATGACGCCGGAGGAGTACCTGGCCAGTCTCAACGATGGCCGCGAAGTCTACATCTACGGCCAGAAAGTGGCGGACGTCAGCCGGCACCCGGCTTTCCGCAACAGCGCTTACTCGATGTCGCGGCTGTACGAGGCGCTGCACCATCCGGACAGCCAGGAGCTGATGACCGACATCGATCCGGAAGGCTATCGCACCCACCGCTATTTCATGCCCAGCCGCTCCTGTGAGGACTTGCTCAAGGCCCGCGACGCCATCGCCCACTGGTCGCGGCTGACTTACGGCTTCATGGGCCGCACCCCGGACTACAAGGCCGGCTTCACCGCCACGCTGAAATCCGACCCCCATCTGTACGCGCCCTTCCACGACAACGCGCTGAACTGGTATCGCCAGAGCGCGCGCAAAGTGCTGTTCCTCAACCACGTGCTGGTGAACCCGCCGGCGGGCCGCGCCCGCGCCGCCTCGGAGATGCGCGATCTTTACCTGCACGTGGAGAGGGAAACCGACGCCGGCATCATCGTGCGCGGCGCCAAGATGGTGGCCACCAGCGCGGCCATCTCCAACGCCACCTTCGTCGCCCAGAACAGCGCCGCCCAATACCAGGCCGGCGGCGAGGAGGACTTCGCGCTGTGCTTCATCCTGCCGATGAACGCGCCCAATCTCAAGATCATCTGCCGCCGCTCTTACGAGGCCGCGGCGCTCAGCCCCTTCGACAACCCGCTGTCCAGCCGCTTCGACGAAAACGACTCGGTGCTGATCTTCGACGGCGTGTTCGTGCCCTGGGAAAACGTGCTGATCTACCGCGACATCGAGCGCGCGCGCAGCTTCTATTCCGCCTCCGGCTTCCTCAACCGCTATCCGCTGCAATCCGGCACCCGGCTGGCGGTGAAGATGGATTTCATCTGCGGCCTGCTGGCCAAGGTGCTGGAATCCAACGGCAGCGACGGCTTCCGCGGCGTGCGCGCCCGGCTGGCCGACATCGTGGCGCTGCGCAATCTGATGTGGTCGCTGACCGAATCGCTGTGTCACAACCCGGAACCGCGCCGCGACGGCTCGGTGGTGCCGCGGCTGGAAGCCGCCGCCACGGTGCGCTATTTCGGCACCCAGATGATGTCCCAGCTCAAACCTGTGTTCAACACCATACTCGGCGGCTCGCCCATCATGCAGGTGTCCAGCTGGCTGGACCTGGCCAATCCGGAACTCAAGGACCTGATCGGCTGCTACTTCCAGGGCACCGATCAAGAGGCGGTGGACCGGCTCAAGCTGATCAAGCTGCTGTGGGACGCGCTGGGCAGCGAGTTCGGCGGCCGCCACGAGCTGTACGAGCACAACTACGCCGGCAACAACGAGCAGGTGCGGCTGGACATGCTGCGCCACTGTGAAAGCAGCGGCGTGCTGGAGCAATGCCGTGCGCTGGTGGACGACTGCATGGCCGACTACACGCCGGACGGCTGGGCGCGTCCGGGCTGGCAGTTCGACGGCGCTTGCCGCGACCGCGCGTGA
- a CDS encoding aromatic ring-hydroxylating dioxygenase subunit alpha, producing MLYAGKWDRAGLDYQALKNQWHVVARADEVSAERPKAVRLLGEELVLWRDGAGQIHAWKDYCGHRGAKLSLGCVKKGEIECPYHGWRFDAGGQCTRVPAHPDQATPSSARLIFRHHAAERYGLIWASLDAPQRPLPVFPEWEDDSFRKVFAGPYRYMGNALRSVENFLDASHFPFVHANLNGDPDAPEPLPDYQVFKDEHGLRTSEISVFQPYGDHRGIPVTARYTYSVFNPTTAYFVKKTGDTERFCTFLNATPVDEAECVIWLIVAINFGADLSEEKILYRQDMVFEQDRLIVESQRPARLPLDLQQEMHVRSDRLGIEYRRWIKELGQRAGAQDHAEPRAAALLN from the coding sequence ATGCTGTACGCAGGCAAATGGGACCGCGCCGGTCTGGACTACCAGGCCTTGAAGAACCAATGGCACGTGGTGGCGCGCGCCGACGAAGTCAGCGCAGAACGCCCCAAGGCGGTGCGGCTGCTGGGCGAGGAACTGGTGCTGTGGCGCGACGGCGCCGGCCAGATCCACGCCTGGAAAGATTATTGCGGCCACCGCGGCGCCAAGCTGTCGCTGGGCTGCGTCAAAAAGGGCGAGATCGAATGCCCGTACCACGGCTGGCGCTTTGACGCCGGCGGCCAATGCACGCGGGTGCCCGCCCACCCGGACCAGGCCACGCCCTCGTCGGCGCGGCTGATCTTCCGCCACCACGCGGCCGAACGCTACGGCCTGATCTGGGCCAGCCTGGACGCGCCGCAACGGCCACTGCCGGTGTTCCCGGAATGGGAGGACGACAGCTTCCGCAAGGTCTTCGCCGGCCCCTATCGCTATATGGGCAACGCCTTGCGCTCGGTGGAAAACTTCCTCGACGCCTCGCACTTCCCCTTCGTCCACGCCAATCTCAACGGCGACCCGGACGCGCCGGAACCCTTGCCGGACTACCAGGTGTTCAAGGACGAACACGGGCTGCGCACCTCGGAAATCTCGGTGTTCCAGCCCTACGGCGACCACCGCGGCATCCCGGTCACCGCGCGCTACACCTACTCGGTGTTCAACCCCACCACCGCCTACTTCGTCAAGAAGACCGGCGACACCGAGCGCTTCTGCACCTTCCTCAACGCCACCCCGGTGGACGAGGCCGAGTGCGTGATCTGGCTGATCGTCGCCATCAACTTCGGCGCCGACTTGAGCGAGGAAAAAATCCTCTATCGCCAGGACATGGTGTTCGAGCAGGACCGGCTGATCGTGGAATCGCAGCGCCCGGCGCGGCTGCCGCTGGACCTCCAGCAGGAAATGCATGTGCGCAGCGACCGCTTGGGCATCGAATACCGGCGCTGGATCAAGGAACTGGGTCAGCGCGCCGGCGCGCAGGACCACGCCGAGCCGCGCGCCGCGGCCTTGCTGAACTGA
- a CDS encoding sulfite exporter TauE/SafE family protein — protein MLLDLPWQDLSAIFAAVTIAYVIFGVAGFGTALVASPVLAIFIPVAKIVPLLALMDMFAAFSNILRDGSKADLGELKRLIPLMVAGSLIGAAILLKTRPDALLLALGVFVVAYSLYSLSGLSPKRQFQPRAAVPFGLVGGVFSALFGSGGFIYAIYLSGRIEQKEHLRITQTTLIGLSTLTRVVLFALAGVYMDASLLLLALILAPAMLCGVFAGRHITLRLTREQFIRVINTVVLFSGIVLLGRYFSH, from the coding sequence ATGTTGCTGGATTTGCCATGGCAGGACCTGAGCGCCATCTTTGCGGCGGTCACCATTGCGTACGTGATTTTCGGCGTGGCCGGTTTCGGCACCGCCCTGGTCGCCAGCCCGGTGCTGGCCATTTTCATCCCGGTGGCCAAGATCGTGCCGCTGCTGGCGCTGATGGATATGTTCGCCGCCTTCAGCAACATCCTGCGCGACGGCAGCAAGGCGGACCTGGGCGAACTGAAGCGGCTGATCCCGCTGATGGTGGCCGGCAGCCTGATCGGCGCCGCCATCCTGCTGAAAACCCGGCCTGACGCGCTGCTGCTGGCCTTGGGCGTGTTCGTGGTGGCCTACTCGCTGTATTCGCTCAGCGGCCTCAGCCCCAAGCGGCAATTCCAGCCCCGCGCGGCGGTGCCCTTCGGCCTGGTGGGCGGCGTGTTCAGCGCGCTGTTCGGCAGCGGCGGCTTCATCTACGCCATTTATCTGTCCGGCCGCATCGAGCAGAAAGAACATCTGCGCATCACCCAGACCACGCTGATCGGCCTGAGCACCCTGACCCGGGTGGTGCTGTTCGCGCTGGCCGGCGTTTATATGGACGCCTCCCTGCTGCTGCTGGCGCTGATCCTGGCGCCGGCCATGTTGTGCGGGGTGTTCGCCGGCCGACACATCACCCTGCGGCTGACCCGCGAACAATTCATCCGGGTGATCAATACCGTCGTCCTGTTTTCCGGCATCGTCCTGCTGGGCCGTTACTTCAGCCACTGA